TATTTATATTCCGAAGATTACATGGCTGATCCTTCAGCTCATGTGTTTGAAAACAAAATTTATATTTATCCCTCTCACGACAGGGAGAGCGGTATTCCCGAAAATGATAACGGCGACCATTTCGATATGCAGGATTACCACGTGTTTTCTCTTGAAGATATCAATGCGGACATTGTTAACCATGGAAAGGTACTGGATGTAAAAGATATTCCTTGGGCTGGTCGTCAGCTTTGGGATTCTGATGTGACTGAGAAAGACGGAAAATACTATATGTATTTCTCCGTGAAGGATAGAAACGATATTTTTAAACTCGGTGTTGCTGTGGCAAGCCGTCCTTATGGACCATTTGTTCCGCAGGAGCATCCTATCAAAGGAAGTTACAGTATTGATCCATGTGCTTTTAAAGATACAGACGGTTCCTATTATTTATATTTTGGTGGTATATGGGGTGGACAACTTCAATTTTATCGGAATAATAAAATTATTTCGCCCAATGAATTGCCAACATCTGATGAACCCGCATTGTCTCCAAAGGTTGTCAAGCTGTCTGCTGATATGATGGAGTTTTCGGAACAACCAAGGGATCTTGTTATTTTAGATAAAGAGGGCAAACCATTAACGCATGGGGATACGGAAAAGCGATTTTTTGAAGCTTCCTGGATGCATAAATACCAAGGTAAGTATTATTTTTCCTATTCTACAGGCGACAGCCATTTGATTTGTTACGCCATAGGAGACAATCCATATGGACCATTTACCTATCAGGGTGTGATTCTAACGCCCGTAGTTGGCTGGACCACGCACCACAGCATTGTCGAATTCAAGGGTAAGTGGTACCTATTTTATCATGATTCGGTACCTTCTGGAGGAAAGACCTGGCTTAGAAGCATGAAAGTTATTGAGTTGAGCTATGATGAAAATGGTCATATTAAGCCGATTGATGGATTGTCTTCGTAATGATATATTTTAGTTCAAGATGAGGTATATCATGCGTTTCCATTTCTATTTGGTGATCATACTGTATTGTGTTCCCACTGCTTTAAGAGCTGAGGACGGTAGTCAGTTATGGCTGCGGTTTTCAAAACAGGAGAAACCAGTAGGCACCGTCCAGATTATAAAAGGAAAATCAACTGATGTTACATTGGCATTGGCAAAACAGGAACTGGAATGCTATTGGAAGGGAGGGGATGTCATCTTAAAATTAGATCCTAGCCGAAAGGATTTAAAAGATGGCTATCAGATAAGCCAACACGAAAATCAGGTTTATGTGATTGCCGGCCAATCTGTGGGCATATTATATGCTGTTTATCATTTATTACGTCTTCAGGAAACTGGAGCAGGGATACCCCGCTCGGGATGGGTTGAAATACCTGCCTATGATATCAGGGTTTTAAACCACTGGGACAACCTGGACGGGACAATAGAACGTGGATATGCAGGGCATTCGCTATGGAACTGGGAGGAATTGCCGAATAAACTTTCACCCCGATATGAACAATATGGACGGGCCAATGCTTCGATTGGAATTAATGCTACCGTGTTGAATAACGTGAATGCTTCTTCGGATCTATTGAAGAAGGAGTATCTGATAAAAGTTAAAGCTCTGGCGGATGTCTTTCGTAAATATGGTATAAAAGTATATGTGTCGATCAATTTCTCTGCGCCGAAAAATTTAGGTGGGTTAGCTAATTCGGATCCCTTAAATAAGGATGTTCAACACTGGTGGAAATCCAAGGTGAAGGAGATTTATGCGTTAATTCCGGATTTCGGCGGATTTTTGGTCAAAGCAAATTCTGAAGGACAGCCAGGCCCCCAAGATTATGGACGAACCCATGCGGACGGAGCCAATATGCTTGCCGATGCGCTCAGCCCCTATGGCGGTACCGTGTTTTGGCGTGCTTTTGTCTATCATCCGACTAAAGATGACCGTGCCAAACAAGCCTATCGAGAATTTGTTCCACTCGATGGTCAGTTTCGTGACAATGTTATTCTTCAAGTAAAAAATGGCCCGATAGATTTTCAACCCCGGGAACCTTTCAATCCTTTATTGGGGGCGATGCCAAACACAGCGAAGATGCTCGAATTTCAGTTGACACAAGAGTATCTGGGATTTTCCAACCATTTGGTCTATTTGGCACCTTTGTTTAAGGAAGTATTGGATAGTGAAACCTATGCCACTGGAAAAGGCGGAACGGTGGCAAAGCAGACCGACAGTAGTAGGCATTCGGGGCGTAAAACGGCAATCGCTGCAGTAGCTAATATTGGTTTGGATACCAATTGGACGGGGCACCATTTCGCGCAAGCCAACTGGTACGCCTTTGGGCGCCTGGCGTGGAACAATAGCCTTTCGTCGGCTCAGATAGCAGATGAGTGGATACGTATGACTTTTACCGGAGTCAAGGAGTTTGTGGAACATGTAAAGAAGCTGATGCTGGAATCGAGGGAAGTAGCAGTCGATTATATGATGCCTTTAGGTCTACATCACCTTTTTGCTTTTGAGCATCATTATGGCCCAGAACCTTGGGGAGATATTCCGGGGGGACGTCCAGATTGGATGCCTTGGTATTACCATAATGCGGATACTTTGGGATTGGGCTTTGACCGAACGGTTAATGGAAGTCGTGCCGTAACACAATATAATCCATCTTTGGACAAGATTTATGGGAATACATCCACTTGTCCTGAAAATCTTTTATTGTGGTTTCATCATGTCTCCTGGAATTATCGAATGAATAGCGGCAATACGCTGTGGACCGAATTATGTTTCCGTTATGACCACGGTGTCCAAAAAGTGAGGGAGTTTCAAAAAGTTTGGGATCGTATGGAAAAATATATTGATCGACCACGTTTTTTGGCTGTTCAAGCTAAACTGAGAATTCAGGCTAGAGATGCAGTTTGGTGGAAAGATGCTTGTCTGCAGTACTTTCAGTGTTTTTCGCGTCAGCCGATTCCTTACAATCTGGAGCGACCGATACATAATTTAGAGGAGTTAAAGAAAATTAAGCTGCCGATGGGCCATCATAATTAACAACGAAAGCAATGTCTTCAAGATCTTATTCATAATGGGTTGCTTTATCTGCTTATTCGACGTTTATAAATCGTAGGTGTTTCGCCCGTTATTTTTTTAAAGAGTCTGTTGAAATAAGATATATTTTCAAAGCCCAATTTAAAGCACAGCTGTTGGATATTGTCTTCATCGATTAACATCATCAACTGTGCTTTTTCTATTTTTTTTTGATTGATGTAATGTACCGGTGTGGCATTCATGTGTTTTTTGAAAAGTCGGATCAGATGATCTTTGGAGATAAAAATCAGATTGGCAAGTTGTTCGATTGAAATCGTATGATTGATATTTTCGTCTATGTAATCGAGTACACGCAGAAGTCGTTTTTCTACTTGCGGTATTTTGTTGGTCGCTTCTGCTAGAAATCGGCTCATCAACAAATGAATGATCGCTTGGTTTTCGGAGGCTCTGGCGAAAGGCGAAGCCGTCTGAAGTGCCATGTTTTTCATTAATTCTGATGAATTATCGTAGCCCTTTGGATCGTAAATTTTTAACTCACGACCTGGATTCGAGGCATAGAGATGCTGGATGACAGTCTCCAATAGCTGATCAGATTTGATCTCCTTTGGAAAAGTGTAACGATCAAAAATACTTGACCTAATTTCGGGATTTTCATAGATATGGATGTAATAGAGCGAGAGTTTAGCAGAACAGGCATAGCTATGATGGATATAGGCTGGTGTAAGATAGAGATGGCCGGGTCGAAGTTTAATGATTTCATCCTTTAAAATAATAGATGCCTCACCTTCACATACATAATGTATTCTTGCAAAGGGACTCTTAATATTTTGAAAGTTCCAATCTGCCAGATGTTCCGCATAGCCAATATTCAATAGTGTAAAATCGAGTTTATTCTTTTCGTTATTTATCATTATGCGAAGCGGAAAAATAGTTAGATACTATATTAATCTCAGATACAATAATACTCGTTTTCTCTAAAAAAAATAGCACTTTTTACCTAAAGTTGTCGATAATGTGTTTTTTTGCGCAATCAACGCATCTCTACGAGATCGTTGTATGTTTTTTGTAGAATTATTCCGAGCGTTTTGTTTTTTGTGAAGGCTATGGTTTCATAACAGCTTTATTAGTAGCTGAACTTATCTGAGCAATATTTTTTTAGCATCAAGCAATTTGTCTGATCGTTAATAACCTTCCTTTATTTGGTACTTTTGAAAGAGGGGTTTTGTGATATATATGGGGATGGATCGATATCGTGTTAGTTTTTATCGCTAATGTAGTTCCTTTCTCCATTCTATATAATTATTTTTGACTATACGATAATAGTAAAGATTCCAAAACAGGAAATCTCATCAATTCCGATATGAGCTTTGGTACAATTCATAATCAACGCAATTGTTATTTAAATCTTGATGCCATTTATAAATGAAAGCAATAAAAATAGTGAAAGAGGGACGTATGGAAATCATGGATATTCCGCAACCGACTGTTAAGGATGGACATGTCCTCGTAAAGGTAGACTATGTTGGATTCTGCGGTTCAGATCTGAATACCTTTCGGGGGTTGAATCCATTGGTCAATTTGCCGGTCATACCAGGGCATGAAATTGGGGCAACGGTCGTGGAATTGGGGACTAATGTGACAACTGATCTTAAGGTTGGTACAAAAGTTACCGTAAATCCGTATTCCAACTGTGGTGTTTGTACCGCATGTAAGAATAATAGGCCCAACGCTTGCCGTTACAACGAGACTATGGGTGTACAGCGCGATGGCGCCATGACCGAATATCTTGTCTTACCTGTTGAAAAGATCATCGCTGGGGGACAGCTTAGCTTTCATCCAAAGAATTGGCTCTTGTGGAACCTATGAGTGTGGGCTTCCACGCCGTTGACCGAGCATCGGTAACAGACAGCGATATTGTATTGGTATTTGGATGTGGTATGATCGGAGTGGGGGCGATCATTCGGTCAGCATTACGGGGAGCTACAGTCATTGCTGTCGATGTGAGTACTGAAAAGCTCGAACTAGCGAAAAAACTAGGTGCAAAGTATACGATTAATAGCGCTACGGAAGATCTGCTTGCGAGGTTGGATGTGTTGACTCAGTCCATGGGAGCTGATGTTGTTATAGAAGCCGTTGGCCGAAAGGAAACATACCTGGCGGCCATTGCTGCCGCTGCATATACAGGCAGAGTGCTGTATATCGGGTATGCAAAGGAAGCGATTCCTTTTGATACACAGTTTTTTGTCAAAAAGGAACTGGATATCAGCGGGTCGCGCAATGCCACGGCAAAGGATTTTGCTGCGGTAATGAATTACTTGAAAATGAAAACCTGCCCGATCGAAGAACTGATAACGGCTATTTATCGGGCGGAGGATGCACAATTGGCCTTGGAATCATGGTTGAATGATCCCGGACGTGTTTTTAGGCTACTGATCGCGTTTTGACCGAAGCGGCTTTGGTTTTGTGAAAGATCGAATTGAGGGGAGGGTAACTATAAAATATCTTGCTGTTAAATGAAGGATGATGAAACAATATTAAAGCAATATATGTACATTTAGGTATTCATAGTACAATTTAAATACCTAAAGGAAAAAAATAAACTTCAATGGCAATGCGCAGGAAATTTTTAGCATGTTTCTTCATCATATTGTTTTCACGGGGGCTGTTTGGTAATCCCCAAGATTCTGTTCAGCAGGGATTTGTAGACAAGACGGAACGATTTTTTAAAGAATCGGCTAAAAGGAGTGTCCGGGATTTGGTAATGGACCGTGCAGCCATCCGCCAAAATCGGGTATTGGAGGATATTAAGTTATTGGCGAGCCAATCGCGTTCCTTTTTGCGCAAAGGTTTCGATTCGTTGAACGTGGACCAGGAGCTGAAGGAGCTGATCGTCTTACATGATATTGCAAAAGATGGTGTCTTTGAAAACAAGGGTTCTGCGCAATCATCGCGCAACCTTACAGTGACCTTCAACATCTTGAACGCACTTTCCATAGAGGTAAGGAGTTTAAAACGCGATATGGACCGTTATCAGGATAGGCTCACAAATTATCAGTTGGATCTCGACTCGTTGAGCAATGACCCCGCACTTTTTGTCATCTTTAAGGATTATGAGCTTTAAAAAAGCCTATCAGGCTGGATCACTGGATGATGCCAAAGTTTTGCTTAAGGATGCTGTAGGCAAAGCAAAAGAAGCTTCTGCTTACAGTATAATTCCAGATTGCAATTGTGCGAATGCCAAAAATTACGCACTTAATGCGGTAATCTTTGGAAATAAGGCGTTAAAAACAGCTGATTTGGACAATCTAAAAAAGTGGGCCAAGAAAGCGATGGATATGTCACTGGATGTGATGACAGCCATACCCAATTGCAAATAATTTTGAGCATATTCAATAAACTTTAGGCAGGCTTTGGAAATTTAGGAAATCTTTGCTGAGAGTGCAGCATCGCCGAAATGGATTTAAAAATAGCTAAGTTTATTTGGCTAATAAACAAAAATAAAATACTTAAAACTATTTTACTGAGCTATTGTTCATTAAACCAAAGGTATATAAGGTATACGTCTATTAGAGGATAGTTTTTTGTAAAGGCTAGGTCAATATTGATCTAGCCTTTTTTTTGAATGAGTTAAGAAAGAATCGAGGTAAGTGTAGTTTTTTTTAAGGTAAATTTTTTAATTAGCATGTGATTGTTTGGCTTTGGTATTCCATTAGTCATTATTGTTAATTTATTACCTAAAAATTGTGCAAAGCCAAACTATTATTACTCTACTTATTGTTGGAATAGTCATCAGTAAAACGCTGATAGGCGTACTGATCTACTTTTTAATCCGAAAAAATCGGTTGTTAAAGGTCGAGCAGCTCAAATTGACGACCGCAAACAGTATCCTCAGTGAACAGGCAATTCGTATTCACCATTATAATGAGGAATTAAAAATTGCCGAGAGTTTCAAGACTAAAGTTTTATCGATTGCCTCACATGATCTCAGAGCACCATTTGCATCGGTCGAAATTTTGTTGGCGATTGATGATATTTCTCTCGTTGATAAGGAGGAGCTTAAACTCATCTTTTTAAATCTAAAAGGACAGGTGGCCAGATCGCGTACGATGTTGGAAGAGGTCTTACTATGGACAGAGTCACAACTCCGGGATAAACTTGAAAATACCGAGAACTGTAATATTCGCGATCAAATTGATGCGGTATTGGGGATCTATACGCTAGAAATCCAACGTTTCAATATACAGATCATAAATTCGGTGAATCCGGATTTTTGCGCGGATACACATAAAGGAATTCTCGCTTTTGTGCTAAGAAATGTGATTAGCAACGCCATTAAATATGGACGAGTCGGCGGTAGCATTGTGTTGCAACTGATAGATGATCCGAGCGATCGGTGGGAACTTATCGTCAGCAACGAAGGGGAAGAACTTACGTCGGAAGTCCTCCATAATCTAAATTTTGTCAATAGCTGGGATCGTAAAAAATCTGAGAGCAAAAATGGTGCAGGGTTGGGGATCTCCCTCTGTAAGGATTTGATCAAAAGGATTGATGGAAAAATGCAGTTCGAGAATCAGCATGGTACAGGTGTTTCTGTTCGGATCTCGTTTCCGCGGAAGGCTTATCAGGCTGTCTCTTAATAACAATCTATCTATTGTAAAAGCCCGATATAGATCGGGCTTTTTTTGATGAAAATTTAAATGACAAACTTAGTTTTTCATGAAAGATCGGTTGGTATGAAAGATCCGTAAACCAATTGTTTTGCGGTTTTTCCAGACGAAAAACACATTAAAGGTGTTGAACAAATTTTACTTTTTGATAGCCTCTAGCATAAAAAGTCCTTCAGTCTCGAAAGGGAGTTCAAGAATACGATTTTGTGCATCCATATCGACTTCAATAGAACCAAATCCAACTGCTTCCAATAGTTCGACGTCTTTGGCAGGACGTTGATGTGCACTGATGTCCAATGCCGATTTGATGTCATTGATCTGATCGATAGCGCCCGATGGGCATTCATCGTGCCTGTCGGTACTAAAGACCGTTTTCCCAAAATCGGCATCCAGGTTGATCAGTTTTCCACCCGGTTTAAGTACACGTTCCATCTCGCGGTAGCATTTTTCAAGATCGGGGATGGTCCATGTCATCAACCTGGTGAAGACGAAGTCAAAGGTGTTGGCTTCAAATTGTAGTACTTGTGCATCCATGACCCGATAGTCTACGCGAAGTTCTAGTTCTTGGCTGACGAGTTTTGCATATTCAATCATCTGCGGGGAGAGGTCAACGGCGGTAACCTCAAAACCCGCAAGGGTCATAATGTTGGCGAAATATCCCGTAGCAGTACCAACCTCAAGTACTTTATTGCCCGTAGTCTGGCTACGGACGGACTTGAAAAACGCTAGCCAGTGTTCGGTCTCCGGCCGGGACCAAGCTTCATCCCTTTCCTTGCGCCAGGAGCTACTACGGTCATTCCAATATGCTGTTATTCTTTTAATCATCGTAATAATTTTAACGGGTACAAATTTATCCATTTTATCAGCAACAATTGCTGGAATTTGTGTCATATCTCCGATCAGCTTATTTTGGATTTTTATTCTGCTTGCCTCAGCTGCGAACATAAATATCACCCAGCCAATTCACCAACGTAGTAATAAATAATAAGCAATACCTGTTGAATATTACACGATGACGTGGGGGAGTTTGCCGAGGAAAACAAATTTTAGCTGTTTTTTGATTGTTTCAGTTCATCAATTGTCCGGTTGTATCGATCATAAATAACTTTTTCAGGTTCAAAATTTGGATTAGGTTTCCAATATTCTTCGGTCTGAACCGTATTTTCCCTTAAGGTGGTCTTTGAGCTCAGTAGTGTTCCTTTTCCATGGACTTCGTTTATGTCAACGGGGTTGATGGTGGAAAAATGTTTCTCTAGCATTTTCTGGATTTCGCGAAAATTGCTGCAATTTTCGTAAATAACGACCTTTTTACTTGTTTTTATCAGGGTAAGACAACTTTCGCTATCCATCCTGGCTTTTCTGAGGCGATTTGCAATGCCGGTTGTGTCAGATAAAAGTTGAACTGCGCCTGGTCGTCGCTGTGGTAGTTGCTGTAGATAATGGTCTCGATAATTTCCCAGGAGATAAATTGGGTTGTTTTTAGCAAGGGGATTTGATAGGATAGGCCTTTATGATCGGATGTTACACTTTCCTGTTGGGCGATCTGTTGTGTTATGGTTTTCTTGGATACTCGAAATCCAACGGTCATACCGTACAGGATAATACCGGGGAATAGTATGAAAAGTCCGGAAACGACATAAGCTCCCACAACTTTGCTGTTATGAACCATCATCAATATGGTTAAAGCTATTCCGATGCAGATAAACAGCCCAAGTAATAATTTAATGACTAAAAGAGGGTTAAACTTCATTTGCTCAAAGCGCGTGATTTTTAGCTAAATGTACTAAAACTTCTTGATGTTTTAGAAAACGTTTGAGCGTTTTGAAAAGAGGCAGTTCGTTGCTGGTATGTCAATAATTAGTATATTTGCTGCACTAGCGATACATGAAAGCGAAACAATTGATATGGATTCTACTGCCGCTGATGCTCCTGCAGAGCTTCTCGTCGGTATGGCTATGGACTGTTTTTGAATTTAACAGAGATTATATCGCTAAGAATGAGTGTATCAATCGATTCAACGAAAAGGCACTTTCCTGTAGAGGACAATGTATTTTGATGAAGAAAATGCGTGAACATGAGGAGAAGGAACAAAAGAACCTGGAATCTCGTATAATCGACGTTGTATTTATCAATAATCAGCAATGTTTTAACCTTGATATCGCTTTTTTTGAAGAAGCGGCTGCGGAGACCTTACTTCCAGCATATCAGGCAAACTATAGCTATAGACCAATCTTTACTATTTTTCATCCACCTTTGGTTTAAGTCATTTTGCTTTTCGTACGGGCTGTCGGCATATTGACTGATGGCAGGTACTGTCTATTTTCAAAAGACTTAAATCAATTCATATGCATATATATTCCCGTGTAGGGACCATCGAGGGCTTGATCTTTCTGCTACTCGCGCTTTCAGTTGCTTTTTCAACTTCTTCCTGTACCATCGATCCTTCAAAAAAAGACAGCAAGAATGCAGTAGATTTTATCCGGCCTAAGGAGTCCGATCTGGTCCGTATAGCGGATA
The DNA window shown above is from Sphingobacterium thalpophilum and carries:
- a CDS encoding alcohol dehydrogenase catalytic domain-containing protein, yielding MKAIKIVKEGRMEIMDIPQPTVKDGHVLVKVDYVGFCGSDLNTFRGLNPLVNLPVIPGHEIGATVVELGTNVTTDLKVGTKVTVNPYSNCGVCTACKNNRPNACRYNETMGVQRDGAMTEYLVLPVEKIIAGGQLSFHPKNWLLWNL
- a CDS encoding zinc-binding dehydrogenase produces the protein MSVGFHAVDRASVTDSDIVLVFGCGMIGVGAIIRSALRGATVIAVDVSTEKLELAKKLGAKYTINSATEDLLARLDVLTQSMGADVVIEAVGRKETYLAAIAAAAYTGRVLYIGYAKEAIPFDTQFFVKKELDISGSRNATAKDFAAVMNYLKMKTCPIEELITAIYRAEDAQLALESWLNDPGRVFRLLIAF
- a CDS encoding glycoside hydrolase family 43 protein, whose product is MSKSRYLYSEDYMADPSAHVFENKIYIYPSHDRESGIPENDNGDHFDMQDYHVFSLEDINADIVNHGKVLDVKDIPWAGRQLWDSDVTEKDGKYYMYFSVKDRNDIFKLGVAVASRPYGPFVPQEHPIKGSYSIDPCAFKDTDGSYYLYFGGIWGGQLQFYRNNKIISPNELPTSDEPALSPKVVKLSADMMEFSEQPRDLVILDKEGKPLTHGDTEKRFFEASWMHKYQGKYYFSYSTGDSHLICYAIGDNPYGPFTYQGVILTPVVGWTTHHSIVEFKGKWYLFYHDSVPSGGKTWLRSMKVIELSYDENGHIKPIDGLSS
- a CDS encoding class I SAM-dependent methyltransferase — protein: MIKRITAYWNDRSSSWRKERDEAWSRPETEHWLAFFKSVRSQTTGNKVLEVGTATGYFANIMTLAGFEVTAVDLSPQMIEYAKLVSQELELRVDYRVMDAQVLQFEANTFDFVFTRLMTWTIPDLEKCYREMERVLKPGGKLINLDADFGKTVFSTDRHDECPSGAIDQINDIKSALDISAHQRPAKDVELLEAVGFGSIEVDMDAQNRILELPFETEGLFMLEAIKK
- a CDS encoding alpha-glucuronidase, which produces MRYIMRFHFYLVIILYCVPTALRAEDGSQLWLRFSKQEKPVGTVQIIKGKSTDVTLALAKQELECYWKGGDVILKLDPSRKDLKDGYQISQHENQVYVIAGQSVGILYAVYHLLRLQETGAGIPRSGWVEIPAYDIRVLNHWDNLDGTIERGYAGHSLWNWEELPNKLSPRYEQYGRANASIGINATVLNNVNASSDLLKKEYLIKVKALADVFRKYGIKVYVSINFSAPKNLGGLANSDPLNKDVQHWWKSKVKEIYALIPDFGGFLVKANSEGQPGPQDYGRTHADGANMLADALSPYGGTVFWRAFVYHPTKDDRAKQAYREFVPLDGQFRDNVILQVKNGPIDFQPREPFNPLLGAMPNTAKMLEFQLTQEYLGFSNHLVYLAPLFKEVLDSETYATGKGGTVAKQTDSSRHSGRKTAIAAVANIGLDTNWTGHHFAQANWYAFGRLAWNNSLSSAQIADEWIRMTFTGVKEFVEHVKKLMLESREVAVDYMMPLGLHHLFAFEHHYGPEPWGDIPGGRPDWMPWYYHNADTLGLGFDRTVNGSRAVTQYNPSLDKIYGNTSTCPENLLLWFHHVSWNYRMNSGNTLWTELCFRYDHGVQKVREFQKVWDRMEKYIDRPRFLAVQAKLRIQARDAVWWKDACLQYFQCFSRQPIPYNLERPIHNLEELKKIKLPMGHHN
- a CDS encoding AraC family transcriptional regulator, producing the protein MINNEKNKLDFTLLNIGYAEHLADWNFQNIKSPFARIHYVCEGEASIILKDEIIKLRPGHLYLTPAYIHHSYACSAKLSLYYIHIYENPEIRSSIFDRYTFPKEIKSDQLLETVIQHLYASNPGRELKIYDPKGYDNSSELMKNMALQTASPFARASENQAIIHLLMSRFLAEATNKIPQVEKRLLRVLDYIDENINHTISIEQLANLIFISKDHLIRLFKKHMNATPVHYINQKKIEKAQLMMLIDEDNIQQLCFKLGFENISYFNRLFKKITGETPTIYKRRISR
- a CDS encoding sensor histidine kinase KdpD, with the protein product MQSQTIITLLIVGIVISKTLIGVLIYFLIRKNRLLKVEQLKLTTANSILSEQAIRIHHYNEELKIAESFKTKVLSIASHDLRAPFASVEILLAIDDISLVDKEELKLIFLNLKGQVARSRTMLEEVLLWTESQLRDKLENTENCNIRDQIDAVLGIYTLEIQRFNIQIINSVNPDFCADTHKGILAFVLRNVISNAIKYGRVGGSIVLQLIDDPSDRWELIVSNEGEELTSEVLHNLNFVNSWDRKKSESKNGAGLGISLCKDLIKRIDGKMQFENQHGTGVSVRISFPRKAYQAVS